Part of the Candidatus Eisenbacteria bacterium genome, CATTGGGTTTTTGAAGGCACCGGGGTGTCCGATGAAGAGACGATTGGACGGGAATACGCCATTGTCGGCTACGAGGTGGATGGCGCACCGATCGAGTGGGTGGATGGGCGGCCCTTTGTGCTGCCGGAGGGTGGTACCCCATCCGGATTCAAGGTGTTGGGACATTCTCCCTGCCTGAATCAGTATCATCCGGATGAGCCCGGTGTCGCCCTCATGGGTATCCTCGATGAGGGCACATCCTTTATCTTCAATGGTGGGACGACCGGGTGGTGTTGGGGATTACAGAACGACGCGGTCATTCAGAAAATCACGCTGAATCTCATCGGCCATCTGGGAGCGCGCATCCAGACCCCATCCCCATCAGAGATTCTTGTCTATCCGAATCCTTCCACCCATAACTTCTATATAAAACTCTTCGGCCGATCCGTTCCTTCCCGGCTTCACATTTATACCGTCGAGGGGCGGCGCATCCGCTCCATGGCCGTTCCTGAGGGAGAATGCCGGCCGGGGGCCACTCTCTGGTGGGATGGCTGCAATGATGCGGGGTACCGTCTTCCCTCTGGAACCTACTACCTTCGAGGGGAAAGGGGCGGGGCGATTCCCCTTGTCAATTTACGATAGTCCGGCACGCCGCCTCCCGAACCTTAACCATTCCGGATCTTTTTATCAAACAAGGTAATACTCTGTTGCTTAATCGCTTATACTCGCGATCCGGGAAGCCCTTATCTCCCGGGTTGCGGATCATGAACGTCCCGGAATCCCTTTCATCACGGTTTTCTGAAGTTCGCCACGCCTTGACTCCCAACCCTCGCCCTGTTAGTAATATATTGAGGTCGTAACTTTGCCCCGGGTGGTTCTATGGGTGGGGATTCCCTCCGATTTGTTCCAAATCTGACAAGGAGGCCTTTATGGCAGGGATTGTAGGATACGGCGCCTATGCGCCCAAAAACAGGATCCGGGCCGAGGAGATAGCTGAGGTCTGGGGCGCCAATGCAGAGAGTTACAAAAAGGGTTTGCTTCTTAAAGAGAAGTCGGTTCCCGCGCCTGATACCGATGTGATAACGATGTCTGTTGAGGCATCCCGGCGAGCTCTTAAGAGAGCGGGTATTGAGGGGCGTGAGATCGGCGCTATCTATATCGGGTCGGAATCCCATCCCTATGCCGTGAAACCCAGTGGTACCACTGTGGCTGAGGCGATCGGCGCCACACCCGAGGTTCATTGCGCGGATCTCGAATTCGCCTGTAAGGCCGGGACTGAAGGCATGTACATAGCCTACAACCTGGTTAAGAGCGGCGGCCAGAAATATGCGATGGGCATCGGGGCTGATACAAGCCAGGGCGCTCCCGGCGATGCCTTGGAGTATTCCGCGGCGGCCGGCGCGGCTGCCTTTATCTTTGGGGCCGAGAATGTTCTTGCTTCAGTTGATTATACATACGCCTTCATGACCGACACTCCTGATTTCTGGCGCAGGGAGTATCAGCACTATCCCCGTCATGCCGGCCGTTACACGGGGGAGCCGGCCTACTTCAAACATACTCTTGGAGCGGCCCAGGGTATTTTGGAAATGTCGGGCATGAAGCCCTCCGACTTTGCCTATGCTGTGTTCCATCAGCCCAACGGCAAATTCCCTCTCAGGGCCGGCAAGATGCTCGGTTTCACCGGTGATCAGCTGAAACAAGGTCTCCTGGCGCCTGCATTGGGCAATACCTACTCCGGCGCATCCCCGATGGGATTGACGGCTGTGCTGGATGTTGCCAAAGCGGGCGATCGGATCCTAATGGTCTCTTTCGGCTCCGGAGCCGGGAGCGACGCCTTTATCTATACGGTTCAAAAGGGAATCGAAAAGGTTCAGGGTTTGGCGCCGAAGACTTGGGACATTCTCAATCATGGAAAGAGATACCTGAACTACGGCCAGTATGCCAAGTACCGTGGCAAGATCCGGAAATTGGAAGAGGTATAATCTTTTCCAACTGCTCTCAATGAGGATGGACCGGATCCTAATACCGAACCGGTTCACAATTAAACGAATGAGGCTATTAATAGAAAGACGGAGGTCATCGGCATGAGGGATGTAGCCGTCATTGGCGTTGGAATGAATAAGTGGGGCGAGCTTTGGGAAAAGTCGATTCGCACCATTTTTGTGGAGAGTGCTTTGGAAGCACTGGATAGCGCGGGTGTCGATCACATTGATTCGATGTTTATCGGATGCATGTCCAGCGGTTTGTTCACTGACCAGGAGCATCTGGCTTCGTTGCTATCCGATTATCTCGGAATGAATCCGGTCGGCGCAACCCGTGTCGAGTCGGCCTGTTCATCCGGCGGCGCGGCGTTTCGTTTGGGGTATATCGAGGTCGCAGCCGGCGTGAGTGACATCGTGCTCGTCGGAGGCGTCGAAAAGATGACGGATGTAGACGGCGGCGGCGCGACCTTTGCCTTGGGCACTGCCGCGGATGCGGAATATGAAAGCTACCACGGTGCGACATTCCCGGGGCTCTACGCTCTAATAGCCCGCGCTCATATGGAACGTTACGGAACGACTCGCGAACAGCTGGCTTCCGTCGCCGTGAAGAATCACGCGAATGGTTTCCTTAATCCACGGGCGCAGTTCCGCAGCAAGATTACGGTGGACCAGGTTCTCAATTCATCCGAGGTCGCCGATCCATTACGCTTACTCGATTGCTCCCCGATTACGGATGGCGCCGCGGCGGTCATCCTGGCCCCGGTCGAAATGGCAAAAAAACTGGGTCAACCGATCATCAAGATCCTGGGATCCGGTCAGGCGACCGATACGATCGGTCTCTCTTCCCGTGCGGACCTGACCTACCTCAAAGCGACCGAGGTTGCGGCGGAAAAGGCTTACAAACAGGCCGGTATCGGACCGAACGATATCGATTTCGCTGAAGTCCATGATTGTTTCACAATCGCCGAGATTTGCGTCACCGAAGCTCTCGGATTCTTCGAGAAAGGACAGGCAGCGAAGGCGGCCGAGGCCGGCGTGACGGCGAGAGATGGCTCCAAGCCGATCAATCCCAGTGGCGGATTGAAGTCGAAAGGGCATCCCGTTGGAGCAACCGGCGTCGCTCAGATCGTTGAAATAGTTGAGCAGCTCCGTGGCGAGTCCGGTGATAGACAGATCAAGAATGCCCGCAGAGCCCTTGCTCAAAATATGGGAGGAACGGGAGGATCGACGTTGGTCCACATTCTGGAGGTGATCTCATGAACACATCCGCACGCTACTGGAGAGAGATTCCCCAGCGTTACCGGCTAGAAGCCGGAAAGTGCAGGAAATGCGGCAAGATCTTGTACCCTCCGCGTCTTGTCTGTCCGGATTGCAAGGGGAGGGATTTTGAGACGGTCATTCTTCCCGACGAGGGCAAGGTTGTTTCCTATACGATAATTGCTGTCGGTCCCACCGGTTTTACCGATGAGACACCCTATGCCTTGGGGATTATTGAACTGCCAAACGGCGTTCGTCTCATGAGCCAGATCGTCGATGTGGATCTGGATAAGCTGAGTGTGGGTATGCCGGTTCGGCTGGAGTTCCGCCGATTGCAGGAGGCGGGCAAATCAGGAATCTTACAATACGGGCACAAATGTGTACCAGCCTAGAATCCAATCTGCACAATGAAGTTCATGAGTTAAGCCCCCGGTTCTTGCTGGTCCTACCGGGGGCCTTTTCTCGTGTCGACAATTGTAGAACCCGATAGGACGCAACCATGTTTCGAATCCAATCCAAGATCAACAAGAACAGCCCCGAGTTTCGAGAAAACTATGATTATCAAAAGGCGAAAGGGGACGAGTTTCGGGAGATCCTCAATGAAACCCGGAAGGGCGGGCCGCCCAGGGCCATCGAGCGCCACACCTCCCGCGGCAAGCTGGTTGCTCGCGAACGGATAGCCAAACTGTGCGATCCCGGATCTCCCTTTCTCGAGATTTGCCCGCTGGCGGCTCACGGGGTCTATGATAATGAAGCCCCCTCAGCGGGAATCGTCTGCGGCATCGGACGGGCGCACGGCCGTGAAATCATGATTGTGGCGAATGATGCCACGGTGAAGGCGGGGACCTATTTTCCGATAACCGTTCGCAAGCATGTTCGTGCGCAGGAAATCGCCATGGATAATAGGCTGCCTTGCGTCTATTTGGTGGATTCAGGTGGTATCTTTCTGCCACTTCAAGAAGATGTCTTCCCCGACAAGGATCACTTCGGCAGGATCTTTTATAATCAAGCCCGATTCTCGGCGATGGGGATACCGCAAATTTCCGCCGTCATGGGGTCTTGCACCGCCGGCGGCGCTTATGTTCCCGCGATGAGTGATGAAACGGTGATTGTGAAAGAGCAGGGGACGATCTTTATCGGCGGCCCGCCGCTGGTCAAGGCGGCGACCGGTGTGGATGTGAGTCCCGAGGATTTGGGCGGGGCCGATGTTCATACGCGGATCTCGGGTGTTAGTGATCATTATGCGCGTGATGACGAACATGCCCTGCAAATCCTTCGAAACATTTTGGAGAATGTCCCGAAGGCGATGAAATATCCGATAGACCGCGAGGAACCGGTAGACCCCTATTACGATCCTGATGAGATTCATGGGATTATTCCACGCGACCTCATGAAACCTTTTGACGCCCGTGAGGTCATCGCCCGTCTTGTTGATGGATCGCTTTTCCATGAATTTAAGGAGCGATGGGGTCAGACCATTGTTACAGGCTTTGCGCGACTCATGGGCTATCCGGTGGGGATCGTCGCCAACAATGGGGTTCTTTTTAGAGAAAGCGCGTCCAAAGCCGCCCACTTTGTTTCTCTCTGCGCACAGCGAAAAATCCCTCTCATCTTTCTTCAAAACATCACCGGATTCATTGTCGGCAAAGAGTATGAGCATGGCGGCATCGCCAAAGATGGGGCCAAGATGGTGCATGCGGTCGCCAACGCCCGCGTTCCCCGTTTTACCCTGGTCATCGGCGGGTCGCACGGGGCCGGAAACTACGCAATGTGCGGCCGTGGGTACTTCCCGCGCCTCATGTGGATGTGGCCCGGATCAAAAATCTCGGTTATGGGCGGGCAGCAGGCGGCGGATGTTCTCTTGCAGGTTCGTCTCGATACCTTGGAGCGGGAAGGAAAGACAATGACCGAGGAGGAGAAGAGAGAGTTTCAGAAACCGATTCTAAAACGTTATGAGGAGGAAGGCAGCGCCTACTACGCAACGGCCCGTCTATGGGATGACGGTATCATCGACATCATGGATACTCGGACTGTGCTGGGTCTCTCTCTCAGTATGTCGATGAACGCCCCGATTCCCGATACGCCGTTCGGCGTCTTCCGAATGTAGCCCGATGAGCGAGCCAACGACGATCCGAAAAGAGCGGGACGGATCTGTGGCAAGGATTATTCTTGCCAGAGAGGACGTCCGCAATGCCTTCGATGAGACGATGATCGCCGAGCTTCATGCCGCTTTTAGGGAACTTCATTCGATGCGCGATGCGGTACGCGTTGTCATTGTTGAAGCGGATGGACCTGTCTTCTGCGCCGGCGCCGATCTCAATTGGATGAAACGGTGCGCCGCGTTCACACCTGAAGAGAATCTTGCCGACTCGCTTGAATTGGCGAATCTTATACAAACATTGAATGAACTGCCGCAACCGACAATCTGTCGCGTTCAGGGTCCCGCATTAGGAGGGGGCGTCGGTGTCATTTCGGCCTGTGATATCGTCGTCGCCGCCCAGACGGCCTACTTCGCACTGAGCGAAGTCCGTCTCGGCTTGGCTCCCGCGGTGATCAGCCCCTATGTGATCCAGCGGATCGGTCCAGCGGCGGCGCGTGAGTATTTTTTAACGGGGGAGCGTTTCTCGGCCTCCCGGGCGCATGAACTCGGCCTGGTGAATCGCCTGGTCCCGCCTGAACTGTTGGATGGCGCTGTTCAAGATATTGTTAAATCCCTTCTGCAGTGCGGTCCCCGGGCGCAGGAGGCTGTCAAAGATCTCATCCGCACGGCACCCGGTCTTAAGAATGATGAATTGAAGGGTTATACAGCAAAAGTCATCGCCGATCTCCGCGCCGGTGATGAGGGGAAGGAAGGCGTCGGCGCATTTCTCGAGCGCCGGGCGCCTTCGTGGAAGGAGGAAGTGTGAGGAAACTTCTTGTCGCCAATAGAGGAGAGATTGCGGTCCGGATCCTTCGCGGCGCACGGGAAATGGGATGGGGCACCGTCGCCGTCTATTCAGAGGCCGACTCATCGTCCCTGCATGTGCAGGTCGCGGATGAAGCTGTTTGCATCGGCGCGCCGGAACCGGCGGCGAGTTATCTCAATATGGATGCGATCCTCCAGGCGGCCAAAGAGACCGGGGCCGGCGCCTTGCACCCCGGTTACGGTTTTCTTGCAGAAAACGCCCAGCTGGCGTCCCGGTGCCTCGATGCGGGGATCACCTTTGTTGGACCGTCACCCAGCGCCATTTCGACGATGGGGAATAAGGTTGCGGCCCGCGACATTATGGGCCGCGCCGGTGTGCCGATTGTTCCCGGGACGCAGGGGAAAGACCAATCGGTGGCGGCTCTCGTCGCGGAAGCGCAATCGATCAAACCGCCCTTGCTGGTTAAGGCCGCGGGCGGCGGTGGCGGCAAAGGGATGCGAGTTGTCAAGGATCATGCCGGTTTGGCGGCGGCCATCCGCGAGGCCCAACAAGAGAGCGGATCGGCTTTTGGAGACAGCACGGTCTACGTCGAGAAGTTCTTGGAAGAACCCCGGCATATCGAGTTCCAAATTCTTGCTGATCAGGCGGGAAAGACGGTTCATCTTTTTGAACGGGAATGTTCGATTCAGCGGCGCCATCAGAAGATTATCGAAGAAACTCCATCGACGGCGGTTTCCCCGCAACTCAGGGCACGCATGGGGGAGGCGGCCGTGGCCGCCGCGAAGGCGGTGGGTTATATCAATGCCGGAACGGTCGAGTTTCTTCTCGATCGCGACGGGTCC contains:
- a CDS encoding methylcrotonoyl-CoA carboxylase; protein product: MFRIQSKINKNSPEFRENYDYQKAKGDEFREILNETRKGGPPRAIERHTSRGKLVARERIAKLCDPGSPFLEICPLAAHGVYDNEAPSAGIVCGIGRAHGREIMIVANDATVKAGTYFPITVRKHVRAQEIAMDNRLPCVYLVDSGGIFLPLQEDVFPDKDHFGRIFYNQARFSAMGIPQISAVMGSCTAGGAYVPAMSDETVIVKEQGTIFIGGPPLVKAATGVDVSPEDLGGADVHTRISGVSDHYARDDEHALQILRNILENVPKAMKYPIDREEPVDPYYDPDEIHGIIPRDLMKPFDAREVIARLVDGSLFHEFKERWGQTIVTGFARLMGYPVGIVANNGVLFRESASKAAHFVSLCAQRKIPLIFLQNITGFIVGKEYEHGGIAKDGAKMVHAVANARVPRFTLVIGGSHGAGNYAMCGRGYFPRLMWMWPGSKISVMGGQQAADVLLQVRLDTLEREGKTMTEEEKREFQKPILKRYEEEGSAYYATARLWDDGIIDIMDTRTVLGLSLSMSMNAPIPDTPFGVFRM
- a CDS encoding Zn-ribbon domain-containing OB-fold protein, translated to MNTSARYWREIPQRYRLEAGKCRKCGKILYPPRLVCPDCKGRDFETVILPDEGKVVSYTIIAVGPTGFTDETPYALGIIELPNGVRLMSQIVDVDLDKLSVGMPVRLEFRRLQEAGKSGILQYGHKCVPA
- a CDS encoding hydroxymethylglutaryl-CoA synthase, translating into MAGIVGYGAYAPKNRIRAEEIAEVWGANAESYKKGLLLKEKSVPAPDTDVITMSVEASRRALKRAGIEGREIGAIYIGSESHPYAVKPSGTTVAEAIGATPEVHCADLEFACKAGTEGMYIAYNLVKSGGQKYAMGIGADTSQGAPGDALEYSAAAGAAAFIFGAENVLASVDYTYAFMTDTPDFWRREYQHYPRHAGRYTGEPAYFKHTLGAAQGILEMSGMKPSDFAYAVFHQPNGKFPLRAGKMLGFTGDQLKQGLLAPALGNTYSGASPMGLTAVLDVAKAGDRILMVSFGSGAGSDAFIYTVQKGIEKVQGLAPKTWDILNHGKRYLNYGQYAKYRGKIRKLEEV
- a CDS encoding acetyl-CoA carboxylase biotin carboxylase subunit, with translation MRKLLVANRGEIAVRILRGAREMGWGTVAVYSEADSSSLHVQVADEAVCIGAPEPAASYLNMDAILQAAKETGAGALHPGYGFLAENAQLASRCLDAGITFVGPSPSAISTMGNKVAARDIMGRAGVPIVPGTQGKDQSVAALVAEAQSIKPPLLVKAAGGGGGKGMRVVKDHAGLAAAIREAQQESGSAFGDSTVYVEKFLEEPRHIEFQILADQAGKTVHLFERECSIQRRHQKIIEETPSTAVSPQLRARMGEAAVAAAKAVGYINAGTVEFLLDRDGSFYFLEMNTRLQVEHPVTELIAGLDLVHWQLRIANGEGLSFDQKDLVQKGHSIEARIYAEDPAHGFRPSMGKILLLREPDGPGIRVDSGIYEGYEVSPYYDPILAKLIVWGENRETASRRIIQALDQYIILGIRPNIPFLRDVVAHPAFAAGETTTDFLPLHFPDWGREAKKTPPEAFLAAALGEALGRVNIGSLSATEAPNPWDTVGSWEIGSGL
- a CDS encoding enoyl-CoA hydratase/isomerase family protein, which translates into the protein MSEPTTIRKERDGSVARIILAREDVRNAFDETMIAELHAAFRELHSMRDAVRVVIVEADGPVFCAGADLNWMKRCAAFTPEENLADSLELANLIQTLNELPQPTICRVQGPALGGGVGVISACDIVVAAQTAYFALSEVRLGLAPAVISPYVIQRIGPAAAREYFLTGERFSASRAHELGLVNRLVPPELLDGAVQDIVKSLLQCGPRAQEAVKDLIRTAPGLKNDELKGYTAKVIADLRAGDEGKEGVGAFLERRAPSWKEEV
- a CDS encoding thiolase domain-containing protein, whose product is MRDVAVIGVGMNKWGELWEKSIRTIFVESALEALDSAGVDHIDSMFIGCMSSGLFTDQEHLASLLSDYLGMNPVGATRVESACSSGGAAFRLGYIEVAAGVSDIVLVGGVEKMTDVDGGGATFALGTAADAEYESYHGATFPGLYALIARAHMERYGTTREQLASVAVKNHANGFLNPRAQFRSKITVDQVLNSSEVADPLRLLDCSPITDGAAAVILAPVEMAKKLGQPIIKILGSGQATDTIGLSSRADLTYLKATEVAAEKAYKQAGIGPNDIDFAEVHDCFTIAEICVTEALGFFEKGQAAKAAEAGVTARDGSKPINPSGGLKSKGHPVGATGVAQIVEIVEQLRGESGDRQIKNARRALAQNMGGTGGSTLVHILEVIS